A single window of Halostella salina DNA harbors:
- a CDS encoding ethylbenzene dehydrogenase-related protein, translating to MCLMMVGQVAFISVVTAGHQEMTAVDRVPAQPDAGQWADAPTRNVTLSEQQMALPHGGGTVDEMTVQSVTNDTHVAFRLEWEDPTRDTNISEPGAYSDAAAIMLRGGSKPPITMGASGDPVDIWYWRASWQFAESDPGGDMYTYPHPDNRTKPGRAAGNPLSKSSYDRFAQNYYARGYGSLSHAPSQTVAANAERTVDGWSVVFVRERGAEGQFDAAFDEADQMYLAFAVWNGSADEVNGQKSITLRYTVLDTENGELSAAQAGGGGSGDGGDGGGAAGAAGDAGDSAMWLARSATNWVTALVLATAAAWLVSYWRLRR from the coding sequence ATGTGCCTGATGATGGTTGGGCAGGTGGCGTTCATCAGCGTCGTCACCGCGGGCCATCAGGAGATGACGGCGGTCGACCGCGTGCCCGCCCAGCCCGACGCCGGGCAGTGGGCGGACGCGCCCACCCGGAACGTGACGCTCAGCGAGCAGCAGATGGCGCTCCCCCACGGCGGCGGCACGGTCGACGAGATGACCGTCCAGTCGGTGACGAACGACACGCACGTCGCTTTCCGGCTGGAGTGGGAGGACCCGACCCGCGACACGAACATCAGCGAACCGGGGGCGTACAGCGACGCCGCCGCCATCATGCTCCGGGGCGGGAGCAAACCCCCGATCACGATGGGTGCCAGCGGCGACCCCGTCGACATCTGGTACTGGCGGGCGAGCTGGCAGTTCGCCGAGTCCGACCCCGGCGGCGACATGTACACCTACCCGCACCCCGACAACCGGACCAAGCCGGGTCGGGCGGCCGGCAACCCGCTCTCGAAGTCCAGCTACGACCGGTTCGCACAGAACTACTACGCGCGGGGGTACGGTTCGCTCTCCCACGCGCCCAGCCAGACCGTCGCGGCCAACGCCGAGCGCACGGTGGACGGCTGGTCGGTCGTGTTCGTCCGCGAGCGCGGCGCTGAGGGGCAGTTCGACGCGGCGTTCGACGAGGCCGACCAGATGTATCTCGCCTTCGCGGTGTGGAACGGCAGCGCCGACGAGGTGAACGGCCAGAAGTCGATCACGCTCCGCTACACCGTCCTCGACACGGAGAACGGCGAGTTGAGCGCCGCACAGGCCGGCGGTGGCGGCTCCGGCGACGGCGGCGACGGTGGCGGTGCAGCCGGCGCGGCGGGCGACGCGGGCGACTCGGCGATGTGGCTCGCCCGCTCGGCGACGAACTGGGTCACGGCGCTCGTTCTCGCGACGGCGGCGGCGTGGCTCGTCAGCTACTGGAGGCTCAGACGATGA
- a CDS encoding putative quinol monooxygenase: MIYVHTTIPFDPERIDDAKDLVADLAERSRDEPGTVRYRAMTDLDDDSTIRFFEQYEDEAAWRAHTETDHYRRFVDRLPDLVDGSMESINVLTDGRPEVHEFGVDDL; this comes from the coding sequence ATGATCTACGTTCACACCACTATCCCGTTCGACCCCGAACGCATCGACGACGCGAAGGACCTCGTCGCGGACCTCGCGGAGCGGTCGCGCGACGAACCCGGAACCGTCCGCTACCGGGCGATGACCGACCTCGATGACGACAGCACGATACGGTTCTTCGAGCAGTACGAGGACGAGGCGGCGTGGCGAGCGCACACGGAGACGGACCACTACCGACGGTTCGTCGACCGGCTCCCGGACCTGGTCGACGGGTCCATGGAGTCGATCAACGTGTTGACCGACGGCCGGCCCGAGGTACACGAGTTCGGCGTCGACGACCTCTGA
- a CDS encoding HEAT repeat domain-containing protein, whose translation MTEYANRSARGRARTDDEAQLREQLLSALERERRDAALGLVDIADGGSLQPSTVARLAGRATDDDAADVRQFAVEALGLAAQGADGEGAAETAIRTALDDDEDWVRAEAVVAASRAAPDDEATLREALNDESGYVRRNAVVALSKTGAASQELLTERIKSDRHPAVREYAADFLREYAADTAEAVRILAAVLAREPEAFVRAKAAASLGDLGTDRAEEALERHGLNDRSDDVRRSAKRALATARGVDPKQIDAGLDDPGAPGGGPGSRTGDGPDGPGGGPGGPGMAGVTDGLTQGQRENR comes from the coding sequence ATGACCGAGTACGCCAACCGCAGCGCCCGGGGACGGGCGCGCACGGACGACGAGGCACAGCTTCGCGAGCAACTGCTGTCGGCGCTGGAGCGCGAGCGTCGCGACGCCGCGCTCGGGCTGGTCGACATCGCCGACGGCGGCTCCCTGCAGCCGTCGACGGTCGCGCGGCTGGCGGGCCGGGCGACCGACGACGACGCCGCGGACGTGCGCCAGTTCGCCGTCGAGGCGCTCGGTCTCGCGGCGCAGGGGGCCGACGGCGAGGGCGCGGCCGAGACGGCGATCCGGACGGCGCTCGACGACGACGAGGACTGGGTTCGCGCGGAGGCCGTCGTCGCGGCGTCCCGCGCCGCGCCCGACGACGAGGCGACGCTCCGCGAAGCCCTGAACGACGAGAGCGGCTACGTCCGGCGGAACGCCGTGGTCGCGCTGTCGAAGACCGGCGCGGCCTCACAGGAGCTGCTCACCGAGCGGATCAAGTCCGACCGCCACCCCGCCGTCCGCGAGTACGCCGCGGACTTCCTCCGGGAGTACGCCGCGGACACGGCGGAGGCGGTCCGGATCCTCGCGGCGGTGCTGGCCCGGGAGCCGGAGGCGTTCGTCCGCGCGAAGGCGGCGGCGAGCCTCGGCGACCTCGGCACCGACCGCGCCGAGGAGGCGCTGGAGCGGCACGGCCTGAACGACCGGAGCGACGACGTGCGGCGGTCGGCGAAGCGCGCGCTCGCCACCGCCCGCGGCGTCGACCCGAAGCAGATCGACGCCGGACTCGACGACCCCGGCGCGCCCGGCGGCGGCCCCGGGTCGCGGACGGGCGACGGGCCGGACGGTCCCGGTGGCGGTCCGGGCGGGCCGGGCATGGCCGGCGTCACGGACGGACTGACCCAGGGACAGCGTGAGAACCGATGA
- a CDS encoding orc1/cdc6 family replication initiation protein — protein MTDDGRSAHADADLFATGDIFRRRELLRVGHVPDRDRIVGRDDELQSVGQALGPATDGGPPSNVVIYGKTGTGKSLVARHVTQRASRTAAENGVTFSHVYVDCSDADTETRVAREITTNLAANTDDAPDIPQQGIGANEYYRYLWDLLESRDVCIVLLDEIDILRDDDVLMQLSRAEETGKTDCYLGVISISNKIEFRDRLSERIDSSLQDEDIIFQPYDAGQLRNILENRRDAFKDGVLEDGVIPKVAALAAREHGDARKAINILQKAGELAERENDDRVTEAHVERGQQKAEVQRFQELVSGSTPHVKYLLRALARLTQERQADAFATGEIYEEYRSTASNEGSDPLGQDRVYRLLKEQSFLGVTESRHTGGGKSEGSYLEHQLMRETDVVLQALAEE, from the coding sequence ATGACCGACGACGGCCGCTCCGCGCACGCCGACGCCGACCTGTTCGCGACCGGCGACATCTTCCGCCGCCGCGAACTCCTCCGCGTCGGTCACGTCCCCGACAGGGACCGTATCGTCGGCCGGGACGACGAACTCCAGAGCGTCGGCCAGGCCCTCGGTCCGGCGACCGACGGCGGACCGCCCTCGAACGTGGTGATCTACGGCAAGACGGGGACCGGAAAGAGTCTCGTCGCCCGGCACGTCACGCAGCGAGCGAGCCGGACCGCCGCGGAGAACGGTGTGACGTTCTCCCACGTCTACGTCGACTGCTCCGACGCGGACACCGAGACGCGGGTCGCTCGCGAGATCACGACGAACCTCGCGGCAAACACGGACGATGCCCCTGACATCCCACAGCAGGGGATCGGCGCGAACGAGTACTACCGCTACCTCTGGGACCTGCTCGAATCGCGGGACGTCTGTATCGTCCTGCTCGACGAGATCGACATCCTGCGGGACGACGACGTGCTGATGCAGCTCTCCCGTGCCGAGGAGACCGGGAAGACGGACTGTTACCTCGGCGTCATCTCGATCAGCAACAAGATCGAGTTCCGCGACCGCCTCAGCGAGCGGATCGACTCCAGCCTGCAGGACGAGGACATCATCTTCCAGCCGTACGACGCCGGACAGCTCCGGAACATCCTCGAGAACCGCCGGGACGCGTTCAAGGACGGCGTTCTGGAGGACGGCGTGATCCCGAAGGTCGCGGCGCTGGCCGCCCGGGAGCACGGCGACGCGCGGAAGGCGATAAACATCCTCCAGAAGGCGGGGGAACTCGCCGAGCGCGAGAACGACGACCGCGTGACAGAGGCCCACGTCGAGCGCGGCCAGCAGAAAGCCGAGGTCCAGCGCTTTCAGGAACTCGTCTCCGGGTCGACGCCCCACGTCAAATACCTGCTGCGGGCGCTCGCCCGGCTGACCCAGGAACGGCAGGCGGACGCGTTCGCGACCGGCGAAATATACGAGGAGTACCGCTCGACGGCCTCGAACGAGGGGAGCGACCCCCTCGGTCAGGACCGGGTGTACCGGCTGCTCAAGGAGCAGTCGTTCCTCGGCGTCACCGAATCGCGCCACACCGGCGGCGGGAAAAGCGAGGGCAGCTACCTCGAACATCAGCTCATGCGCGAGACGGACGTCGTCCTGCAGGCGCTCGCCGAGGAGTGA
- a CDS encoding 4Fe-4S dicluster domain-containing protein, producing MPQTHNPQLGREHSYPYEHRQEERDWHWGMIINTNRCINCNTCSFACKSTWTSGEGEEYMWWMNVETEPYGGYPMGWDMRLLDDLGPDQTIFEAADEGEQVRGYVAEKEEWEYPALGDDQAHGEYPTGEVVESDLENDEYHDMWQFYLPRLCNHCKNPACLAACPRKAIYKRQEDGIVLLDQERCRGYRKCVKACPYHKPMYNPETGVSEKPVGCFPRIEEGNVPRCVSSCIGKTRLHGNINRGPDAGHPNGKQSAAAGRSPTNYLAKSDEKVALPLYPQFGTRPQVFYMPPYHVPPEFLTQMFTPNTEQKHNDWPGSTYEESVKIVQERARNPSHHVLGILQLFGATTRLIETYNVKEHRVKGWDRKGKLVVDIPFQEEMEVREGEMWTNQP from the coding sequence ATGCCACAGACACACAACCCGCAGCTCGGCCGCGAGCACAGCTACCCCTACGAGCACCGCCAGGAGGAACGGGACTGGCACTGGGGGATGATCATCAACACGAACCGGTGTATCAACTGCAACACCTGCTCCTTCGCCTGCAAGTCCACCTGGACCAGCGGCGAGGGCGAGGAGTACATGTGGTGGATGAACGTCGAGACGGAGCCGTACGGCGGCTACCCGATGGGCTGGGACATGCGCCTGCTCGACGACCTCGGCCCCGACCAGACCATCTTCGAGGCCGCCGACGAGGGCGAGCAGGTCCGGGGTTACGTCGCCGAGAAGGAGGAGTGGGAGTACCCCGCGCTCGGCGACGACCAGGCCCACGGCGAGTACCCGACCGGCGAGGTCGTCGAGAGCGACCTGGAGAACGACGAGTACCACGACATGTGGCAGTTCTACCTGCCGCGGCTCTGCAACCACTGCAAGAACCCGGCCTGCCTCGCGGCCTGCCCGCGGAAGGCGATCTACAAGCGCCAGGAGGACGGCATCGTCCTGCTGGACCAGGAGCGCTGTCGCGGCTACCGCAAGTGCGTGAAGGCGTGTCCGTACCACAAGCCGATGTACAACCCCGAGACGGGCGTCTCGGAGAAGCCGGTCGGCTGCTTCCCGCGCATCGAGGAGGGGAACGTCCCCCGCTGTGTCTCCTCCTGCATCGGGAAGACGCGCCTGCACGGCAACATCAACCGCGGTCCCGACGCCGGCCACCCCAACGGCAAGCAGTCGGCGGCGGCCGGGCGGAGCCCGACGAACTACCTCGCCAAGAGCGACGAGAAGGTCGCGCTCCCGCTGTACCCGCAGTTCGGCACGCGGCCGCAGGTGTTCTACATGCCGCCGTACCACGTGCCGCCGGAGTTCCTGACGCAGATGTTCACGCCCAACACCGAGCAGAAGCACAACGACTGGCCGGGCAGCACGTACGAGGAGTCGGTGAAGATCGTCCAGGAGCGGGCCCGGAACCCGAGCCACCACGTGCTCGGCATCCTCCAGCTGTTCGGCGCGACCACCCGGCTCATCGAGACGTACAACGTCAAGGAACACCGCGTGAAGGGCTGGGACCGCAAGGGCAAGCTCGTGGTCGACATCCCGTTCCAGGAGGAGATGGAGGTCCGCGAGGGCGAGATGTGGACCAACCAGCCGTAA
- a CDS encoding halocyanin domain-containing protein, producing MLSRIWKAFSEIITSPSDTPDAMKRSPTRRQILQSSSLLGIGAVTSRLSLGDIGQSGNPPSGSDPTPEPSSESLEEWLEDANGYRGEVKRFGPRTRPLIHVGMETDDGFAFSPPAIEVPPMTSVVWDWTGQGGQHNVVALDGTFDSGRTNAQPGTMYQHVFEETGTYRFVSEPDRDDGMKGVVVVAEPPATGNDAIDEWVVNADNFDGTVTDRTGTRRTTIAVGSEGPEDDFTFSPPVLKVSAGTTVRWEWMSPGSPHNVVFRDREIGMDGLATEAGVNFEHAFEEPATYLYACEPHSALGMRGAVIVE from the coding sequence TTGCTTTCCAGAATCTGGAAAGCGTTCTCGGAAATTATTACTTCTCCCTCCGATACTCCGGACGCGATGAAACGGTCCCCAACCCGCAGACAGATCCTGCAAAGCTCCTCGCTGCTCGGTATCGGTGCGGTAACCAGCCGCCTCTCGCTGGGTGATATCGGCCAGAGCGGTAACCCCCCGTCCGGCAGCGATCCAACTCCCGAGCCCTCCTCCGAATCACTTGAGGAGTGGCTCGAAGACGCAAACGGATACCGTGGCGAAGTGAAACGATTCGGCCCGCGGACCCGGCCACTCATCCACGTCGGCATGGAAACGGACGACGGGTTCGCGTTCTCACCGCCCGCGATCGAGGTGCCGCCGATGACAAGCGTCGTCTGGGATTGGACCGGGCAGGGCGGACAGCACAACGTCGTCGCCTTGGACGGGACGTTCGACAGCGGTCGAACCAACGCACAGCCCGGGACTATGTACCAGCACGTATTCGAGGAAACAGGTACGTATCGGTTCGTCTCGGAGCCCGACCGGGACGATGGCATGAAAGGCGTAGTCGTCGTCGCGGAGCCACCGGCGACCGGGAACGACGCCATTGACGAATGGGTCGTCAACGCGGATAACTTCGATGGCACTGTCACCGACCGAACCGGGACCCGACGGACGACGATCGCTGTCGGTAGCGAGGGGCCCGAAGACGACTTCACGTTCTCCCCGCCGGTGTTGAAGGTATCGGCCGGGACCACGGTCCGGTGGGAGTGGATGAGCCCCGGATCGCCCCACAACGTCGTATTCCGGGACAGGGAGATCGGTATGGACGGTCTCGCTACGGAAGCGGGCGTGAACTTCGAGCACGCGTTCGAAGAACCGGCAACATACCTGTACGCGTGTGAACCTCACAGCGCTCTCGGGATGCGTGGTGCCGTCATCGTCGAGTAA
- a CDS encoding molybdopterin-containing oxidoreductase family protein yields MSLSRRDFLAAAGAGAVGTLVGSAWNATEAVDPVTSVDNPLKSYPNRDWEEVYHDIYAYDEVDWTVCHPNCTQSCALNFYMKNGVPIRSEQIYHEEEGSPGPGSPGGYQQANVSRHWNPRGCMKGLTLHRRTFEPSRIKYPMVRKGWDPDDPSPEGRGEDEFERVSWDEAIDLIAEKMASLEDEKNFHIFNAIKADGLITRHGAGRRLASIFGGCEWTEYDWYADLPPGHVMTTGYQTSDSDASAWRAADYTIMQGKNLIHNKLADNHWLQESRERGGEMVGVYPDYSPTVQKCDRWLPIRPGSDPAFALGVAHVIIDEELYDPEFMRKFTSLPLLVRKDNGKYLRAHEVFPDHEPPEGGTEGQEGIAHHGGGDDWGDFVALDRDGTLVPVTREEVGDETPATPQLEVDTEVDLADGESVAVHTDFTRQKANIMENYAPETVEEITTIPADKLRQTAREFADAEKGQWFTGEGINHWFHSNDALQRTIFFVQSMLGNVGERGAGYYNYSGQYKIELLDGYPAYVNPDGNAAHGMYPGYAFAFFGGESLDPHDVRGDFDGDLDLVPQGDADEPVIPEGADSYTMSRPEVLWTMNCNLLNQTKHQEHVIENFVKHPDTGNELFIVSDLHMTYSARHADIVLPAPSWLECEYPDITVGPENPFLQMDSGVMDPIYDTMQDGEVCARVAEKLDEKIPPEERNVDSYREYFAEFLDEDGDVRNYIQEALDAGMTTRDIDVEDLEDGPERLQLKTYPRVPFYSQIHEDRPFYTKTGRMEFHKENDRLLELDRADLDHIESPEGTPYGVNQKWDEAKEEENPLYHDEEYQFYYNTPHPKYRTHSSWGMTDWNLIWSSRDFGSTNADPEGTERLVEDFSFPQGEGETEDAPPLGEAFVELHPEDAADIDVENGDYVRITGKRGDLVVRAMVSERQRPRSAGDMGQLTIWHGWWPQHFPDDEENDDSIKGYNVTTNIWLDPAQETDDLVHKAVFGDPNISEEVEESIAWHGAELEAGYEETVWAPTGTNRDDLVTVEKYEEADWWPGDARRDDLVRNYIDGSLQGGDS; encoded by the coding sequence GTGAGCCTCTCGCGGCGTGACTTCCTCGCGGCCGCCGGCGCGGGTGCGGTGGGAACTCTCGTCGGGTCCGCGTGGAACGCGACCGAAGCCGTCGACCCCGTCACGTCCGTCGACAACCCCCTCAAGTCCTACCCGAACCGGGACTGGGAGGAGGTGTACCACGACATCTACGCCTACGACGAGGTCGACTGGACGGTGTGTCACCCCAACTGCACGCAGTCGTGTGCGCTGAACTTCTACATGAAAAACGGGGTGCCGATCCGCTCCGAGCAGATCTACCACGAGGAGGAGGGCAGCCCCGGCCCGGGCAGCCCCGGCGGGTACCAGCAGGCGAACGTCAGCCGCCACTGGAACCCACGAGGCTGTATGAAGGGGCTGACGCTCCACCGGCGGACGTTCGAGCCGAGCCGGATCAAGTACCCCATGGTCCGCAAGGGCTGGGATCCGGACGACCCCAGCCCCGAGGGGCGCGGCGAGGACGAGTTCGAGCGCGTCTCCTGGGACGAGGCCATCGACCTCATCGCCGAGAAGATGGCGAGCCTGGAGGACGAGAAGAACTTCCACATCTTCAACGCGATCAAGGCGGACGGGCTGATCACCCGCCACGGCGCGGGCCGTCGGCTGGCCTCCATCTTCGGCGGCTGCGAGTGGACGGAGTACGACTGGTACGCCGACCTCCCGCCGGGCCACGTGATGACGACCGGCTACCAGACCAGCGACTCCGACGCGTCCGCCTGGCGGGCCGCCGACTACACGATCATGCAGGGGAAGAACCTCATCCACAACAAGCTCGCGGACAACCACTGGCTCCAGGAGAGCCGCGAGCGGGGCGGCGAGATGGTCGGCGTCTACCCCGACTACTCGCCGACCGTCCAGAAATGCGACCGCTGGCTCCCGATCCGGCCCGGGAGTGACCCCGCGTTCGCGCTGGGGGTCGCCCACGTCATCATCGACGAGGAGCTGTACGACCCTGAGTTCATGCGGAAGTTCACGAGCCTTCCGCTGCTGGTCCGCAAGGACAACGGGAAGTACCTGCGCGCCCACGAGGTGTTCCCCGACCACGAGCCGCCGGAGGGCGGTACGGAGGGTCAGGAGGGGATCGCCCACCACGGCGGCGGCGACGACTGGGGCGACTTCGTCGCGCTGGACCGGGACGGGACCCTCGTCCCGGTCACCCGCGAGGAGGTCGGCGACGAGACGCCGGCGACACCCCAACTCGAAGTCGACACCGAGGTCGACCTGGCCGACGGCGAGTCCGTCGCCGTCCACACGGACTTCACCCGGCAGAAGGCGAACATCATGGAGAACTACGCCCCGGAGACGGTCGAGGAGATCACGACGATCCCCGCCGACAAGCTCCGGCAGACCGCCCGCGAGTTCGCCGACGCCGAGAAGGGCCAGTGGTTCACCGGCGAGGGGATCAACCACTGGTTCCACTCCAACGACGCGCTCCAGCGGACGATCTTCTTCGTCCAGTCGATGCTCGGCAACGTCGGCGAGCGCGGCGCGGGCTACTACAACTACTCCGGGCAGTACAAGATCGAACTGCTCGACGGCTATCCGGCGTACGTCAACCCCGACGGCAACGCCGCCCACGGGATGTACCCCGGGTACGCCTTCGCCTTCTTCGGCGGCGAGTCGCTGGACCCCCACGACGTGCGCGGCGACTTCGACGGCGACCTCGACCTCGTGCCGCAGGGCGACGCCGACGAGCCGGTGATCCCGGAGGGCGCTGACTCGTACACGATGTCCCGGCCCGAGGTGCTGTGGACGATGAACTGCAACCTCCTGAACCAGACGAAACACCAGGAGCACGTCATCGAGAACTTCGTCAAGCACCCGGACACGGGCAACGAGCTGTTCATCGTCTCGGACCTGCATATGACCTACTCCGCCAGACACGCCGACATCGTGCTCCCGGCACCCTCCTGGCTGGAGTGTGAGTACCCCGACATCACCGTCGGGCCGGAGAACCCGTTCCTCCAGATGGACAGCGGCGTGATGGACCCCATCTACGACACGATGCAGGACGGGGAGGTGTGCGCCCGCGTCGCCGAGAAGTTGGACGAGAAGATCCCGCCCGAGGAGCGCAACGTCGACTCCTACCGCGAGTACTTCGCCGAGTTCCTCGACGAGGACGGCGACGTGCGCAACTACATTCAGGAGGCCCTCGACGCCGGGATGACGACCCGCGACATCGACGTCGAGGACCTGGAGGACGGCCCCGAGCGCCTGCAGCTCAAGACGTACCCGCGCGTCCCGTTCTACTCGCAGATCCACGAGGACCGGCCGTTCTACACGAAGACCGGTCGGATGGAGTTCCACAAGGAGAACGACCGACTCCTCGAACTCGACCGGGCCGACCTCGACCACATCGAGAGCCCGGAGGGGACGCCGTACGGCGTGAACCAGAAGTGGGACGAGGCGAAGGAGGAGGAGAACCCGCTGTACCACGACGAGGAGTACCAGTTCTACTACAACACGCCCCACCCCAAGTACCGGACCCACTCCTCGTGGGGGATGACCGACTGGAACCTCATCTGGTCGTCGCGGGACTTCGGGTCGACCAACGCCGACCCCGAGGGCACCGAGCGGCTCGTCGAGGACTTCTCGTTCCCGCAGGGCGAGGGCGAGACGGAGGACGCGCCGCCGCTGGGCGAGGCGTTCGTCGAACTCCATCCCGAGGACGCCGCCGACATCGACGTGGAGAACGGCGACTACGTCCGCATCACCGGCAAGCGCGGCGACCTGGTCGTCCGCGCCATGGTGAGCGAGCGCCAGCGCCCCCGGTCGGCGGGCGACATGGGCCAGCTCACCATCTGGCACGGCTGGTGGCCCCAACACTTCCCCGACGACGAGGAGAACGACGACTCGATCAAGGGGTACAACGTCACGACGAACATCTGGCTCGACCCCGCACAGGAGACCGACGACCTCGTCCACAAGGCGGTGTTCGGCGACCCGAACATCTCCGAGGAGGTCGAGGAATCGATCGCCTGGCACGGGGCCGAACTGGAGGCCGGCTACGAGGAGACGGTGTGGGCCCCGACCGGGACGAACCGCGACGACCTCGTGACGGTCGAGAAGTACGAGGAGGCCGACTGGTGGCCCGGCGACGCGCGCCGCGACGACCTCGTCCGGAACTACATCGACGGCAGCCTGCAGGGAGGCGATAGCTGA
- a CDS encoding TorD/DmsD family molecular chaperone, protein MSRNTDPEYHAARATLYCAAAAAFTYPDERTVSELTDPEARAGIEQAAERLTVADEAERLLDAVESTPREDIESAYNDLFGVPDDEGTYAVVPYEAHYTTRDELSIEQRRIATVVGLLEEFGVEPSEDFAERQDHVAAELELAQVLAGQRAVALEQGDRAAAERVEHAEATVLDDHLVEFVPALCYDVRQTADHPLYLAAADLVEELVTYDNGKHPEPTAGTAANADGGEAP, encoded by the coding sequence ATGAGCCGAAACACCGACCCCGAGTACCACGCCGCCCGGGCGACGCTGTACTGCGCCGCCGCGGCGGCGTTCACGTACCCCGACGAGCGCACCGTCAGCGAACTGACCGACCCGGAGGCGCGAGCCGGGATCGAACAGGCCGCCGAACGGCTCACCGTCGCCGACGAGGCCGAGCGCCTGCTCGACGCCGTCGAGTCCACGCCGCGCGAAGACATCGAGTCGGCGTACAACGACCTGTTCGGCGTGCCCGACGACGAGGGGACGTACGCCGTGGTGCCGTACGAGGCCCACTACACCACCCGCGACGAACTCAGCATCGAGCAGCGCCGGATCGCGACCGTCGTCGGCCTGCTGGAGGAGTTCGGCGTCGAGCCGAGCGAGGACTTCGCCGAGCGCCAGGACCACGTCGCGGCCGAACTCGAACTCGCGCAGGTCCTCGCCGGCCAGCGCGCCGTCGCGCTGGAGCAGGGCGACCGCGCGGCCGCCGAGCGCGTCGAGCACGCCGAGGCGACCGTGCTGGACGACCACCTCGTCGAGTTTGTCCCGGCGCTCTGCTACGACGTGCGGCAGACGGCGGACCACCCGCTGTACCTCGCGGCCGCCGACCTCGTCGAGGAGCTGGTCACCTACGACAACGGGAAACACCCCGAACCGACCGCGGGGACGGCCGCGAACGCCGACGGGGGTGAAGCGCCGTGA
- a CDS encoding DUF7521 family protein, which yields MNTDIPPIVIAFKVVTLVIGGLITYIAAIAARTSPWSGLSHLAVGFGIVTLGSLLGGIADRFLFLDTASALVVEHGLTVVGFAVIGYSLYLTSKTSGRTP from the coding sequence ATGAACACGGATATTCCCCCTATCGTCATCGCGTTCAAGGTAGTGACGTTAGTTATTGGTGGGCTGATCACGTACATTGCTGCGATCGCGGCCCGAACGTCCCCGTGGAGCGGGCTTTCGCATCTCGCGGTCGGCTTCGGTATCGTAACGCTCGGGTCGCTTCTCGGCGGCATTGCGGACCGGTTCCTGTTTCTCGATACGGCCAGCGCCCTCGTCGTCGAACACGGGCTAACGGTGGTCGGCTTCGCCGTTATCGGATACTCGTTGTATCTGACGAGCAAAACTTCGGGTCGTACTCCGTAG
- a CDS encoding winged helix-turn-helix domain-containing protein — protein sequence MTGGTSAEDSLQSVLESLADPDCRRILSELDQPRSFQEVAKRCDLPETSTYRKLESLSAADLIAEGTKVRSDGHHIKTYERDVSGVLVLIDDDSGVEFEFVSEVSSPDRQLARLWSQVSEEL from the coding sequence ATGACCGGCGGCACATCCGCGGAAGACAGCCTTCAGTCCGTCCTTGAGTCGCTCGCAGACCCGGACTGCCGCCGAATCCTCTCCGAACTCGACCAGCCACGAAGCTTTCAGGAGGTAGCCAAACGGTGTGACCTCCCGGAGACCAGCACCTACCGGAAACTCGAATCGCTGTCGGCGGCCGATCTCATCGCTGAAGGGACGAAGGTTCGTAGCGACGGCCATCACATCAAAACATACGAACGCGACGTTTCGGGCGTACTGGTACTGATAGACGACGACAGCGGCGTCGAGTTCGAGTTCGTCTCCGAGGTGTCGAGCCCGGACCGGCAACTTGCAAGGCTCTGGTCGCAGGTCAGCGAGGAGCTATGA